The Nocardioides sp. S5 genome includes a window with the following:
- a CDS encoding N-formylglutamate amidohydrolase, with the protein MTTLGGTSDAVAFVGDWSGPVVATSVHAGHELRPDIAAAMVLDETERFREEDPHTDRIAAVVPDRVVTTRSRFEADLNRPRREAVYRRPEDCWGLEVWRDGVLSDELFEGSLETYDAFYDALAPRLDALAERGPFVLLDVHSYNHRRDGADAPPAPSSDNPEVNVGTGSLDHDLFGPLVERFMGDLRDASLGCGPLDARENVAFEGRNLAWWVHDRYPRVGCVLALEFKKTFMDEWSGELDEARLRNAQEGLAAALPGLHEELGRLR; encoded by the coding sequence ATGACGACCTTGGGAGGGACGTCGGACGCCGTCGCGTTCGTCGGTGACTGGAGCGGGCCCGTGGTGGCGACCTCGGTGCACGCCGGGCACGAGCTGCGCCCGGACATCGCCGCGGCGATGGTGCTCGACGAGACCGAGCGGTTCCGCGAGGAGGACCCCCACACCGACCGCATCGCCGCGGTCGTGCCGGACCGGGTGGTGACCACCCGCTCGCGCTTCGAGGCCGACCTCAACCGGCCGCGGCGCGAGGCGGTCTACCGCCGGCCCGAGGACTGCTGGGGCCTGGAGGTGTGGCGCGACGGCGTGCTGTCCGACGAGCTCTTCGAGGGCAGCCTCGAGACGTACGACGCCTTCTACGACGCCCTCGCGCCGCGGCTCGACGCGCTGGCCGAGCGGGGTCCGTTCGTGCTCCTCGACGTGCACTCCTACAACCACCGCCGCGACGGGGCCGACGCCCCACCAGCGCCGTCGTCGGACAACCCCGAGGTCAACGTCGGCACCGGCAGCCTCGACCACGACCTCTTCGGTCCGCTGGTGGAGCGCTTCATGGGCGACCTGCGCGACGCCTCGCTCGGTTGCGGTCCGCTCGACGCCCGCGAGAACGTCGCCTTCGAGGGCCGCAACCTGGCGTGGTGGGTGCACGACCGCTATCCCCGGGTCGGGTGCGTGCTGGCCCTGGAGTTCAAGAAGACCTTCATGGACGAGTGGTCCGGCGAGCTCGACGAGGCGCGGCTGCGCAACGCGCAGGAGGGCCTCGCGGCCGCGCTGCCCGGTCTCCACGAGGAGCTGGGGAGGCTGCGGTGA
- a CDS encoding 1,4-dihydroxy-2-naphthoyl-CoA synthase gives MSAIEGVSEIFDPEAWDVVPGFEDLTDLTYHRARAHGTVRIAFDRPDVLNAFRPHTVDELLRTLEHARQSADVGCVILTGNGPSAKNGKWAFCTGGDQRIRGRAGYQYETDGHTDAGAEPHPIDKARLARLHILECQRLIRFMPKVVICVVPGWAAGGGHSLHAVADLTLASREHARFKQTDADVGSFDGGYGSAYLARQVGQKFAREIFFLGDEYDAETMHHMGAVNRVVDHADLEREALEWGRKINGKSPTAQRMLKYSFNLLDDGLVGQQLFAGETTRLAYMTDEAQEGRDQFLEKREPDWSPYPWYY, from the coding sequence CAGCGAGATCTTCGACCCCGAGGCGTGGGACGTCGTCCCCGGCTTCGAGGACCTGACCGACCTGACCTACCACCGGGCCCGCGCGCACGGCACGGTCCGGATCGCCTTCGACCGCCCGGACGTGCTCAACGCCTTCCGTCCGCACACGGTCGACGAGCTGCTGCGCACGCTGGAGCACGCGCGGCAGTCGGCCGACGTCGGGTGCGTGATCCTCACCGGCAACGGCCCGAGCGCGAAGAACGGCAAGTGGGCCTTCTGCACCGGCGGCGACCAGCGCATCCGCGGGCGAGCGGGCTACCAGTACGAGACCGACGGGCACACTGACGCCGGCGCCGAGCCCCACCCGATCGACAAGGCCAGGCTCGCCCGCCTGCACATCCTCGAGTGCCAGCGGCTGATCCGCTTCATGCCGAAGGTCGTCATCTGCGTCGTCCCGGGCTGGGCCGCCGGCGGCGGTCACAGCCTGCACGCGGTCGCCGACCTCACGCTGGCCAGCCGGGAGCACGCGCGCTTCAAGCAGACCGACGCCGACGTCGGCTCCTTCGACGGCGGCTACGGCTCGGCCTACCTCGCCCGCCAGGTGGGTCAGAAGTTCGCCCGCGAGATCTTCTTCCTCGGCGACGAGTACGACGCCGAGACGATGCACCACATGGGCGCCGTCAACCGCGTCGTCGACCACGCCGACCTCGAGCGCGAGGCGCTGGAGTGGGGGCGCAAGATCAACGGCAAGTCGCCCACCGCGCAGCGGATGCTGAAGTACTCCTTCAACCTCCTCGACGACGGCCTCGTCGGCCAGCAGCTCTTCGCCGGCGAGACCACCCGCCTGGCCTACATGACCGACGAGGCGCAGGAGGGCCGCGACCAGTTCCTCGAGAAGCGCGAGCCCGACTGGTCGCCCTACCCCTGGTACTACTGA
- a CDS encoding tyrosine/phenylalanine carboxypeptidase domain-containing protein, whose translation MSGGDAGLSAADLAVDHRLALLSQSFRFLLEVTPVDADDLRDDFLEGRDPDPAFTYRELDTDPDVVRAELDAIDVGEVEDPVLGQLLRAKHREMELQLDMLEARDTDDFLPLSVELYGGVSPSLRTQAETLLAGITRTEAADEALDAEEFLALAEDEIAHYRTEDPDLDMHAEIRTDVNGVMVSGDTLLIGPETKVQRARAQALLHHEVGTHLVTQANGSHQPIKVLGVGLAGYDETQEGLAVLAEIACGGLTAFRLRQLASRVVTVHRMIGGASFAEAHEALVADGFPEGSAWTTVMRVYRSGGMTKDAIYLRGLVELLEHLGADGSLDQLWLGKFSLRDLPLIGDLEDRGLLRPPRVLPRYLHDPATHANLARAAGTEDLGTLLEGHA comes from the coding sequence GTGAGCGGTGGCGACGCCGGGCTGAGCGCCGCCGACCTCGCGGTCGACCACCGCCTCGCGCTGCTGTCGCAGAGCTTCCGCTTCCTCCTCGAGGTCACCCCGGTCGACGCCGACGACCTGCGCGACGACTTCCTCGAGGGCCGGGACCCCGACCCCGCCTTCACCTACCGCGAGCTCGACACCGACCCCGACGTCGTCCGCGCCGAGCTCGACGCGATCGACGTCGGCGAGGTCGAGGACCCGGTGCTGGGCCAGCTGCTGCGCGCCAAGCACCGCGAGATGGAGCTTCAGCTCGACATGCTCGAGGCGCGCGACACCGACGACTTCCTGCCACTGAGCGTGGAGCTCTACGGCGGGGTGTCGCCCTCGCTGCGCACGCAGGCCGAGACGCTGCTCGCGGGCATCACCCGCACCGAGGCAGCAGACGAGGCGCTCGACGCCGAGGAGTTCCTCGCCCTGGCCGAGGACGAGATCGCTCACTACCGCACCGAGGACCCGGACCTCGACATGCACGCCGAGATCCGCACCGACGTCAACGGCGTGATGGTCTCCGGCGACACCCTGCTCATCGGACCCGAGACCAAGGTGCAGCGCGCCCGCGCGCAGGCGCTGCTCCACCACGAGGTCGGCACCCACCTCGTCACCCAGGCCAACGGCAGCCACCAGCCGATCAAGGTGCTCGGTGTCGGACTGGCCGGCTACGACGAGACGCAGGAGGGCCTCGCGGTCCTCGCCGAGATCGCGTGCGGCGGCCTGACCGCCTTCCGGCTGCGCCAGCTCGCCAGCCGCGTCGTGACCGTGCACCGGATGATCGGCGGCGCGAGCTTCGCCGAGGCCCACGAGGCGCTGGTCGCCGACGGCTTCCCCGAGGGCAGCGCGTGGACGACCGTGATGCGGGTCTACCGCTCCGGTGGGATGACCAAGGACGCGATCTACCTGCGCGGCCTCGTCGAGCTGCTCGAGCACCTCGGCGCCGACGGCTCGCTCGACCAGCTCTGGCTGGGCAAGTTCTCGTTGCGCGACCTGCCGCTCATCGGCGACCTGGAGGACCGCGGCCTGCTGCGCCCGCCCCGGGTGCTGCCGCGCTACCTGCACGACCCGGCGACCCACGCCAACCTGGCCCGCGCGGCCGGGACCGAGGATCTCGGGACACTCCTGGAGGGACACGCATGA
- a CDS encoding sterol desaturase family protein, protein MKIDLTVAAIPAFVGAMAAEYAWQRTHPVAPGTRAGDYQLADTVASLSMGVGSLAAPYVARRLLDPVTLGLGRHGRTLLAIGAATAALTTVGDVVRRRVRDGALPDPQTVPADVREVQEELAQIRQAPPTRTDRTPPTLRRVHGGLAVSAVASTALITSTTWAAMTSGKRLHARSPLDLGTGHWALLAAVLGWDFIYYWNHRLSHESRWLWAVHSVHHSSERYNLSTALRQPVAEGVTLTVPYGLLALAGVRPALIEQARGINLIYQFWIHTEAIQRLGWVEKVFNTPSHHRVHHGSNRDYLDRNHGSILILWDRLFGTFEEEDEPVVYGLTSNIDTFDPVRIATHEWRDIAADVAAAESWHDRWSFLLRPPGWAYARRPAAGVA, encoded by the coding sequence GTGAAGATCGACCTCACGGTCGCCGCGATCCCGGCGTTCGTCGGCGCCATGGCGGCCGAGTACGCCTGGCAGCGCACGCACCCGGTCGCGCCGGGCACCCGCGCGGGCGACTACCAGCTGGCCGACACCGTCGCGAGCCTCAGCATGGGCGTCGGCAGCCTCGCCGCGCCCTACGTCGCGCGCCGCCTGCTGGACCCTGTCACCCTCGGCCTCGGCCGGCACGGCCGGACCCTGCTCGCGATCGGCGCGGCGACGGCGGCGCTGACCACGGTCGGCGACGTCGTACGCCGTCGGGTGCGCGACGGCGCGCTTCCCGACCCGCAGACGGTGCCCGCCGACGTGCGCGAGGTCCAGGAGGAGCTGGCGCAGATCCGGCAGGCGCCGCCCACCCGGACGGACCGTACGCCGCCCACGCTCCGTCGCGTCCACGGCGGGCTCGCCGTCAGCGCGGTCGCGTCGACGGCGCTGATCACCTCGACCACCTGGGCGGCGATGACGTCGGGCAAACGGCTCCACGCCCGGTCACCGCTCGACCTCGGCACCGGCCACTGGGCGCTCCTGGCCGCGGTCCTCGGCTGGGACTTCATCTACTACTGGAACCACCGGCTCAGCCACGAGAGCCGCTGGCTGTGGGCGGTGCACTCGGTCCATCACTCCAGCGAGCGCTACAACCTCTCGACCGCGCTGCGGCAGCCGGTCGCCGAGGGCGTGACGCTCACCGTTCCCTACGGCCTGCTCGCGCTGGCCGGCGTACGCCCCGCGCTCATCGAGCAGGCGCGCGGCATCAACCTGATCTACCAGTTCTGGATCCACACCGAGGCCATCCAGCGGCTCGGGTGGGTGGAGAAGGTCTTCAACACCCCGTCGCACCACCGGGTGCACCACGGCTCCAACCGCGACTACCTCGACCGCAACCACGGCAGCATCCTCATCCTCTGGGACCGCCTGTTCGGGACCTTCGAGGAGGAGGACGAGCCGGTCGTCTACGGCTTGACCTCCAACATCGACACGTTCGACCCGGTGCGGATCGCGACCCACGAGTGGCGCGACATCGCCGCCGACGTCGCCGCGGCCGAGTCCTGGCACGACCGCTGGTCGTTCCTGCTGCGGCCGCCGGGATGGGCGTACGCCCGTCGCCCGGCCGCCGGCGTCGCCTGA
- a CDS encoding NAD-dependent deacylase translates to MRVVVLTGAGISAESGLSTFRDSGGLWEGHDPMQVATPEAYADDPGLVQRFYDQRRAALPRVRPNAAHEALVRLEDALGDDLLVVTQNVDDLHERAGSRRVHHIHGRLRSAWCTTCDARHGWDGPLRHEPPCPTCEEPTLRPDIVWFGEIPYGMDVVEQALWDCDLFVSIGTSGVVYPAAAFVHWARGATLELNLEPSATATDFGQSRHGPATRLVPAWVDELLG, encoded by the coding sequence GTGCGCGTCGTGGTCCTCACCGGTGCCGGCATCTCCGCCGAGAGCGGGCTGTCGACCTTCCGCGACTCCGGCGGGCTGTGGGAGGGCCACGACCCGATGCAGGTGGCCACCCCCGAGGCGTACGCCGACGACCCCGGGCTCGTGCAGCGCTTCTACGACCAGCGGCGCGCGGCGCTCCCGAGGGTGCGTCCCAACGCGGCCCACGAGGCGCTCGTGCGACTCGAGGACGCGCTCGGCGACGACCTCCTCGTCGTCACCCAGAACGTCGACGACCTCCACGAGCGGGCCGGGTCGCGACGGGTGCACCACATCCACGGGCGGCTGCGCTCGGCGTGGTGCACGACCTGCGACGCGCGCCACGGGTGGGACGGGCCGCTGCGCCACGAGCCGCCGTGCCCGACCTGCGAGGAGCCGACACTGCGGCCCGACATCGTCTGGTTCGGCGAGATCCCCTACGGCATGGACGTGGTGGAGCAGGCGCTGTGGGACTGCGACCTCTTCGTCTCCATCGGCACCTCCGGCGTCGTCTACCCCGCCGCGGCCTTCGTGCACTGGGCACGCGGCGCGACCCTCGAGCTCAACCTCGAGCCGAGCGCGACCGCCACGGACTTCGGGCAGTCACGTCATGGTCCGGCCACCCGCCTGGTCCCCGCCTGGGTGGACGAGCTGCTCGGCTGA
- a CDS encoding glutathione synthetase, with protein sequence MKIGFVVNDIETEKAEYTTNRLAMAAKEMGHEAWYMGIGDFAYLPDGSLSTKARAGDAKSYRSLERHLSDIQKPEVEQLLGLEEFDVVMLRNDPADDAESDPWRNNAGVAFGQLIASSGVLVVNDPTSLANALSKAYFQHFPEVVRPRTLISRDEGMIEEFISDLGGKAVLKPLQGSGGAGVFLVDRKEAPNLTQIIEAISRDGYVVAQEYLPEAVNGDVRMFVMNGQPLMHQGEYAAFRRTNKTKDIRSNMSAGGKAEKVHVTDAMLEMVEVVRPKLVSDGMFLVGLDIVGDKLMEINVFSPGGLGSAQALYDVNFAPAIIGELERKVNIRRHYPEIDNHSLATS encoded by the coding sequence ATGAAGATCGGATTCGTCGTCAACGACATCGAGACGGAGAAGGCGGAGTACACCACCAACCGCCTCGCCATGGCAGCCAAGGAGATGGGCCACGAGGCGTGGTACATGGGCATCGGCGACTTCGCCTACCTGCCCGACGGCTCGCTCAGCACCAAGGCCCGCGCCGGCGACGCGAAGTCGTACCGCTCCCTCGAGCGCCACCTCTCCGACATCCAGAAGCCCGAGGTCGAGCAGCTGCTCGGCCTCGAGGAGTTCGACGTGGTGATGCTGCGCAACGACCCGGCCGACGACGCCGAGTCGGACCCGTGGCGCAACAACGCCGGCGTCGCCTTCGGCCAGCTCATCGCCTCCAGCGGCGTGCTCGTGGTCAACGACCCGACCAGCCTCGCCAACGCGCTGTCGAAGGCCTACTTCCAGCACTTCCCAGAGGTCGTGCGTCCCCGCACGCTGATCTCGCGCGACGAGGGCATGATCGAGGAGTTCATCTCCGACCTCGGCGGCAAGGCGGTCCTCAAGCCGCTCCAGGGCTCGGGCGGCGCCGGCGTCTTCCTCGTCGACCGCAAGGAGGCGCCGAACCTCACCCAGATCATCGAGGCCATCTCGCGCGACGGCTACGTCGTGGCGCAGGAGTACCTCCCCGAGGCGGTCAACGGCGACGTGCGCATGTTCGTGATGAACGGCCAGCCGCTGATGCACCAGGGGGAGTACGCCGCCTTCCGCCGCACCAACAAGACCAAGGACATCCGCTCCAACATGTCCGCTGGCGGCAAGGCGGAGAAGGTCCACGTCACCGACGCGATGCTGGAGATGGTCGAGGTGGTGCGTCCCAAGCTCGTCAGCGACGGGATGTTCCTCGTCGGCCTCGACATCGTCGGCGACAAGCTGATGGAGATCAACGTCTTCAGCCCCGGCGGCCTCGGCAGCGCCCAGGCGCTCTACGACGTCAACTTCGCGCCCGCGATCATCGGCGAGCTCGAGCGCAAGGTGAACATCCGCCGCCACTACCCGGAGATCGACAACCACAGCCTCGCGACGAGCTGA
- a CDS encoding GAF domain-containing sensor histidine kinase: MEKGGSGERRTRDLSWGDARARALMHALARDAATRAGFRVCAIEVVRPKGLLEFVAIYGDMTNAEERLGTASRLSDMQGVFTDGEAFGNFLWIPDELLSDATRDRIDGVVVVPDIPTTGEPDDWHPMDMLVAQIADERGDLRALLYLDVPNDLKRPDKARLLEISDELAMTLRSVVTLVEREEYADHMRVIRATRRLARSNPARHDVGHLLREARSTLLGALSVDELEIHVFIEPDAETPDSLGLQIAPDVRRALDEAAARAWAEQRVLIIEAGHVWGDPELDTSHADWFTDALRTAGFEAVVVAPVGVDDQVLGMLMCARRTGSRRWTDGEGVAALELGHDLGRAIANAHATQRERRLLTELRELEESRHRFLRELTHEINNPMTVISANAEFLATSDFVDERDRRRAQAILRGSERLGDLLEGLAMLSRVSDPQHPPTMRRIDLLPIVEETLTSMAAVAERRGITLHLVGDTREAIVLADPREIASAITNLVDNAVKYSDQDDEIWLGIERRHDGGLSFACKDEGIGISGPDQEKLFTPLFRSTNDEALMRPGTGLGLGIVREIMQRHGGTVEVESTLGRGTAVRLHFRPLAPDATPRTPTPRGASSWRTGD, from the coding sequence ATGGAAAAGGGTGGGTCGGGTGAGCGCAGGACGCGCGACCTGAGCTGGGGCGACGCGCGTGCGCGAGCGCTGATGCACGCCCTCGCCCGCGACGCCGCCACCCGCGCCGGCTTCCGTGTGTGCGCCATCGAGGTCGTCCGCCCCAAGGGCCTGCTGGAGTTCGTCGCCATCTACGGCGACATGACCAACGCCGAGGAGCGCCTCGGCACGGCCTCCCGGCTCTCGGACATGCAGGGCGTCTTCACGGACGGGGAGGCCTTCGGCAACTTCCTGTGGATCCCCGACGAGCTCCTCTCCGACGCGACCCGCGACCGCATCGACGGCGTGGTCGTCGTCCCCGACATCCCCACCACGGGCGAGCCGGACGACTGGCACCCGATGGACATGCTCGTCGCGCAGATCGCCGACGAGCGCGGGGACCTGCGCGCGCTGCTCTACCTGGACGTCCCGAACGACCTGAAGCGTCCCGACAAGGCCCGCCTGCTCGAGATCTCCGACGAGCTGGCGATGACGCTGCGCTCCGTGGTGACGCTCGTGGAGCGCGAGGAGTACGCCGACCACATGCGCGTCATCCGCGCCACCCGCCGCCTCGCCCGTTCCAACCCCGCCCGCCACGACGTCGGCCACCTGCTGCGCGAGGCGCGCTCGACGCTGCTCGGCGCGCTGTCGGTCGACGAGCTGGAGATCCACGTCTTCATCGAGCCGGACGCCGAGACGCCTGACAGCCTGGGCCTGCAGATCGCCCCCGACGTGCGCCGTGCGCTCGACGAGGCGGCCGCGCGGGCGTGGGCCGAGCAGCGCGTGCTGATCATCGAGGCCGGTCACGTCTGGGGTGACCCCGAGCTCGACACCTCGCACGCCGACTGGTTCACCGACGCCCTGCGCACCGCCGGCTTCGAGGCCGTCGTCGTCGCGCCGGTCGGCGTCGACGACCAGGTGCTGGGCATGCTGATGTGCGCGCGCCGCACCGGGTCGCGGCGCTGGACCGACGGCGAGGGCGTCGCCGCGCTCGAGCTCGGTCACGACCTGGGCCGCGCAATCGCCAACGCGCACGCCACCCAGCGCGAACGCCGGCTGCTGACCGAGCTGCGCGAGCTCGAGGAGTCGCGCCACCGGTTCCTGCGCGAGCTCACCCACGAGATCAACAACCCGATGACGGTCATCTCCGCCAACGCCGAGTTCCTCGCCACCAGCGACTTCGTGGACGAGCGCGACCGCCGGCGGGCGCAGGCGATCCTGCGCGGGAGCGAGCGGCTCGGCGACCTGCTGGAGGGCCTGGCCATGCTGTCGCGGGTCAGCGACCCGCAGCACCCGCCCACGATGCGGCGCATCGACCTGCTGCCGATCGTGGAGGAGACGCTGACCTCGATGGCGGCCGTGGCCGAGCGCCGTGGGATCACCCTGCACCTCGTCGGCGACACGCGCGAGGCCATCGTGCTCGCCGACCCGCGCGAGATCGCCAGCGCGATCACCAACCTGGTCGACAACGCCGTGAAGTACTCCGACCAGGACGACGAGATCTGGCTCGGGATCGAACGCCGCCACGACGGCGGCCTGTCGTTCGCGTGCAAGGACGAGGGCATCGGCATCTCCGGGCCCGACCAGGAGAAGCTCTTCACGCCGCTGTTCCGGTCCACCAACGACGAGGCGCTGATGCGTCCCGGCACCGGGCTGGGCCTGGGCATCGTGCGCGAGATCATGCAGCGCCACGGCGGCACCGTGGAGGTCGAGTCGACGCTCGGGCGCGGCACGGCCGTACGCCTGCACTTCCGTCCGCTGGCCCCGGACGCCACGCCCCGCACGCCGACGCCGCGGGGCGCGTCGAGCTGGCGCACCGGTGACTAG